The following nucleotide sequence is from Pseudomonas sp. S09G 359.
AGCGTTGCTTGAGGTAGGTGTTGAGCTGGTGGATGCGCGCCTGCACATCGGCCTTGCCCAGCGCGAGGTGCAGCTCGAAAGCCTTGCCCAGTGCCCACCGATGCTCGAAGGCGTGGTAGCCGCCCGGGGTCATGGTGGTGCCGAAACTGTTGTTTTCCGAGAACGTCGGGAAGGTCGGTATCAGGTCGTTCATCTGCTCCGAGGCTGCGCAGATGATGCCGGTGCCGCGTGGGCCGAACATCCACTTATGGGTGCCGGCGATAAAGTAGTCGCAGTTGAAGTCGGCGAAGTTCATGTCTTCCACGCCAAACCCATGCACGCCGTCGATCACGTAGATAATCCGGTCTTTCTCGTCGCGCTGGCGATTGTGTTCGCGTACCAGTTCGCCAATCTCCTTCACCGGCAGCTTGACGCCGCTGCCCGACTGTACCCAGGTCATCCCCAGCACGCGGGTCTGCGGGCGAATATTGCGCTCGATGGTGCCCAATACTTCATCGCTGGACACCTGGCGTGGGTCCTTGAACAAGGTGATCTTGCGCACTTGGGTGCCTTCGCGTTTGACGCGAAAGTTCAAGGTGTTGCGTGTCGAGAAGTGCTCGTGCCCGGTGGTCAGGATTTCCTGGTCGGCATTGACGCGCAGTCCGCCGTA
It contains:
- a CDS encoding aminotransferase class V-fold PLP-dependent enzyme; translation: MTDRRTFLKTAGVLAASLPLAHHLVPSAAAAAPAAPTDKWSALRSQFTLDPDYAHFANFLIASHPKSVEDAINYYRAELDRNPAKWLDWDSQIEWKREHEVREWAARYLDVKPAQIALTGSTTEGLVMIYGGLRVNADQEILTTGHEHFSTRNTLNFRVKREGTQVRKITLFKDPRQVSSDEVLGTIERNIRPQTRVLGMTWVQSGSGVKLPVKEIGELVREHNRQRDEKDRIIYVIDGVHGFGVEDMNFADFNCDYFIAGTHKWMFGPRGTGIICAASEQMNDLIPTFPTFSENNSFGTTMTPGGYHAFEHRWALGKAFELHLALGKADVQARIHQLNTYLKQRLQEHPGIELVTPQSPQYSSGFTFFRIKGQDCDAVAAYLNQNRIVVDAVDRDVGPVVRTAPGLLNTEQEIDRAVAVLTKKY